CTTTCAAATTGGCGACCTCTATGGCGCGTGAAAGAGTGGAGAAGCGATCCTTGCGTCTATTCAACATTTCGAACAGATCCCGTCCCGGAGCGGGCGACGTTGGGAAGCGCATCATTTTGTAGATGATGACTTTTTCAGATTGAACATTGGGTTCCATCACAACTATAATGCCGTTGACCGTTCTCACCTTCTCGATAATAATCAcattgattaaaataatttaaaaaaaaattattaccgcaaaattcaaacaattttaccttcgggtaaatattcaaacGAAGTTTCTCGTTCGATGCGGTCTCGACCATCATTTCGTTGCGGACTTCGGTCGGCAGCAGTTTGCGATGCGGCACAACCAGACGACCCAGTACCTTGACCATCATGTCGTGGGTCATGTTCTTCGTCCAGCGGTTCTCTCTGAGGAGACGGAATGCCTCATTGGATGGAGCAAAGATGGTCATCGCATctaaaataatattccaaAAATAACATGGTTAATTCACAAACATCCGCTAACAGCAAGCATTGCTTAAATGATTTTTGAAGTCAACTAACGAGAAGCATTGATGATGTTGGTCATATTGTGATGGATTAGGGACTCGGCTAACTCGGTGAATCCGGAGTTGGTCAGCAGCTCCAACAGTGATGACGTCATTGTTGTTGTATTACTCTATTCAACAACattgataaaataatttagtttgAAACGTCAATAAATTGTCAGAAATTGGCTGGACTTACAGTTGTTGGCATGGCCATACTAAAAGCAACCAAAGCGAAGGAAATGATGAGCAACTTCATGTTGTCGGTTATTCTCAATCTGCGGCGGTGAATGTGAATGATACAGTTCTTAGCCTGATGGATGTATATATACGAGTTGCTGACGTCACCTTGAAACTGGCCGGAGTTTTCGAttagtttattcatttccGGCGCCCTTGAGCTCTTCGGACGTTTTAGCTGCACGCTTTACATTATTATGAATATGTCTATACAGCGGATAAATGCTCAATACTCAATACTGTTATTGTTCACTTGGGCTAGTTACACAGTAGACCAGAAAGTGGAGACGCTTCCTCTGATTCCGGCATTATTGTTACCTATTATGCTGATTACATCACTTTGCATATTGGCTTTGGGAAATAccagatttcaaaatttattcaatAGCCAGAGAAATGGGTCACGCAACcgtcaaatcaaaattctaTGGAGCCGCATGATAGGTGGAGGAAGTTGATTTCGATTTCACGTTCGGTCGCTCGTGAAATCCACTTCAATTATTGATAAAAGGCATAACACAAATCATCTAAATAAAATTCACTGTTTAGTTTCGGTCCGTCTAGTTCCGTTTTCACTTTGTATGGATAATTACCCTGGTTGATTTCCGAGTTGTGACCTAACAAAAGCCTGGAATGAACAGTATAGCGAATAACTTTAACACGatttaatcaaagaaaatgttatcaaaCACTACGATGATGAAAGCACTAAAGGTACCAAATTAACAGAAAATAGGGGGGCGTCAACGATCCTTTCGTTTGGGGAATGAGAGCACAactgacaaaaacaaaaatcaaaaaggtaTTTTGACACCGTCGTCACTGCTAGCAACATATTGCCAagtatttaatttgtttttaaagcgCTTTTAAGTTCTGTTGCAAAGTACCGGTAGCCGCTTTCACCACGGGGCACTCAAGAATAATTTCACTGATTTTATCGacattttcgtttattttatgAACATAGCAAATAAGC
This DNA window, taken from Daphnia pulex isolate KAP4 chromosome 2, ASM2113471v1, encodes the following:
- the LOC124205509 gene encoding transforming growth factor-beta-induced protein ig-h3-like, which encodes MNKLIENSGQFQGDVSNSYIYIHQAKNCIIHIHRRRLRITDNMKLLIISFALVAFSMAMPTTSNTTTMTSSLLELLTNSGFTELAESLIHHNMTNIINASHAMTIFAPSNEAFRLLRENRWTKNMTHDMMVKVLGRLVVPHRKLLPTEVRNEMMVETASNEKLRLNIYPKVRTVNGIIVVMEPNVQSEKVIIYKMMRFPTSPAPGRDLFEMLNRRKDRFSTLSRAIEVANLKDTLKTGGPFTLFAPTNDAFKALPETKLAKLMESPAELKSILLGHIVNGTYFLGGFMTSPDLRNLMGGFNQILANGTSIKVNGTRIHIREGMIAENGAIHSIDHVLLPTNSNTTTTV